ATTCACGTGTTCGAGCGTGGCAAGAAGGTCGACCACATATCAAATTTTCCGACACCTATCGACCGCGTATCGAAGCGTGTTGGACATGTGTCGAAGTACATGTCCGACACGATACAAAAGTTATCGGAAAGTGTCAATACATTATACATGCCAGTTAattgatatattaatttgaaattttatcttttcatttatcatAGATGTAGATGTGTGTACGTTAGAGAATTCTGATGGCATTAACTTAAAATAGAATTAGGTACCGACTACTTATCACGGAGGGTCGGCTGGGGACCCCCATGGAAGTGCGGGCTCTTATTTCTCTTGTTCTTTTCCAGCTTTTCTTTCACATGTGGGGGGGGAGTATGAATAAAGGATCTTGGCGCTTTAAGCACGATGGCGGGCAAACAGTAACGCAATTATCAGCAACGAAAAAGACGAGATCCCACTGTCTTGCATTGATGatccctcccctccccctccaaCCACCATTGCCAAAAGCACTCCtccattcctctctctctctctctctctaggtcctctctctttctctatacTTCACAGGAACGCCGCCGCAGAAACCAAGAAGAGAAACCCAAGACAAACTTCAAGAAACCACACCCAAGATGCTACTTCAGATCAGCCTCAACCTCAACCTCAACCTCAACCCAAGAACCACCACCTTGTCCCtacccctcctcctcctcctctctcctcttcctcttccataCCCACCTCGCCGTTTGCAATGCCGTTCCAGTTCTGGGCACTCGCGGCGAGATCGACGTGGCGCTGAAGCGGGCGCGTCCGCAGAGCGTGCGGGACTGCTTgtcggaggcggaggcggagacgGCGGCGGACGACTTGGAGGCCGAGGCCAGCCGGAGAGTGCTGCTGGTGCAGCAGAAGAAGTACATCAGCTACGAGACGCTGAGGCGGGACATGGTCCCTTGCACGACGGCCGGGGCGTCGTACTACAACTGCCACGCCGGGACGGCGAACCCCTACAAC
This region of Eucalyptus grandis isolate ANBG69807.140 chromosome 8, ASM1654582v1, whole genome shotgun sequence genomic DNA includes:
- the LOC104414279 gene encoding protein RALF-like 24, which gives rise to SLPSPSNHHCQKHSSIPLSLSLSRSSLFLYTSQERRRRNQEEKPKTNFKKPHPRCYFRSASTSTSTSTQEPPPCPYPSSSSSLLFLFHTHLAVCNAVPVLGTRGEIDVALKRARPQSVRDCLSEAEAETAADDLEAEASRRVLLVQQKKYISYETLRRDMVPCTTAGASYYNCHAGTANPYNRGCEVITYCARNIRDIKT